In Oceanidesulfovibrio indonesiensis, a single window of DNA contains:
- a CDS encoding molybdopterin-dependent aldehyde oxidoreductase, with protein MIQKTLNINGVENNIIVDPEESLANVLRGQLGLTGTKIGCDQAQCGACSVIINGKVVRSCALKMKKVADNALITTIEGVGQPDNMHPLQLAWVLHGGAQCGFCSPGFIVSAKALLDENDNPTREEVRDWFQKNRNACRCTGYKPLVDAVMDAAKVVRGEMKAEELLFKLPEESSIWGSKYPRPTAVAKVTGTLDYGADLSLKMPNDTLHCALVQAEVSHANIKGVDTSEAEKMPGVFAVLTAKDVKGKNRITGLITFPTNKGDGWDRPILCEDKVFQYGDAIAIVCADTEKNARAAAAKVKVDLEELPAYMNAIDAMAEDALEIHPGTPNVYYECPIKKGDETGPIFESADVAVEGDFYVGRQPHMPIEPDVGFAYFGEDGKLMIHSKSIGVHLHLLMIAPGLGLEPDQLALVANPMGGTFGYKFSPTMEALLGVAALATGRPVVLRYNYYQQQTYTGKRSPWFMNVKFAADKDGTLKAMESDWTVDHGPYSEFGDLLTLRGVQFIGAGYNIPNIRGMGRTVCTNHAWGSAFRGYGSPQSEFASEVLMDMLAEKLGMDPLELRYKNVYREGSTNPTGQAPEVYSLPEMLDILRPKYKAALEKAKAGSNGNLKKGVGISVGVYGCGLDGPDTSEAWASINEDDTVTIHSAWEDHGQGADIGAIGTAHEVLYKAGITPDRMRFTWPNTATTPNSGPAGGSRSQVMTGNAIKDASEKLLAAMDKGDGTYRTYQEMVDAGLETKYVGNFTANAGTHCDAETGQGCPFVVYMYGVFMSEVTVDTSTGETTVDKMTLVADVGKINNKLVVDGQMWGGIAQGIGLALTEDFEDIQKHSTMRGAGFPYIKQIPDDMELLYVETTRKDGPHGAGGTGELPLTCPHAAISNAIYNACGARVAHLPARPEKVLEALKN; from the coding sequence ATGATCCAGAAGACACTGAACATCAACGGTGTTGAAAACAACATCATTGTGGACCCGGAAGAGTCCCTGGCCAACGTGCTGCGAGGCCAGTTGGGACTGACAGGAACCAAGATCGGCTGTGACCAGGCCCAGTGCGGCGCCTGCAGCGTCATCATCAACGGCAAGGTGGTCCGCTCCTGCGCCCTCAAGATGAAAAAGGTGGCCGACAACGCGCTCATCACCACCATCGAAGGCGTGGGCCAGCCCGACAACATGCACCCCCTGCAACTCGCCTGGGTGCTCCACGGCGGCGCCCAATGCGGCTTTTGCTCGCCCGGCTTCATCGTCTCTGCCAAGGCGCTCCTGGACGAAAACGACAACCCCACCCGCGAAGAGGTTCGCGATTGGTTCCAGAAAAATCGCAACGCATGCCGTTGCACCGGCTACAAACCTCTGGTGGACGCCGTTATGGATGCGGCCAAGGTGGTGCGCGGAGAAATGAAGGCAGAGGAACTTCTGTTCAAACTGCCGGAAGAAAGCAGCATATGGGGCTCCAAGTATCCCCGTCCCACGGCCGTCGCCAAGGTCACCGGCACGCTGGACTACGGCGCTGACCTCAGCCTGAAGATGCCCAACGACACCCTCCATTGCGCACTGGTGCAGGCCGAGGTCTCTCACGCGAACATCAAGGGCGTCGACACGAGCGAAGCCGAAAAGATGCCCGGCGTCTTCGCCGTGCTTACGGCCAAGGACGTCAAGGGCAAGAATCGCATCACCGGCCTCATCACCTTCCCCACCAACAAGGGCGACGGCTGGGATCGACCCATCCTGTGCGAAGACAAGGTCTTCCAGTATGGCGACGCTATCGCCATCGTGTGCGCGGACACCGAGAAGAACGCCCGCGCCGCGGCGGCCAAGGTGAAAGTGGATCTGGAAGAGCTGCCCGCATACATGAACGCCATCGACGCCATGGCCGAGGATGCCCTGGAGATCCATCCTGGCACGCCCAACGTGTACTACGAGTGCCCCATCAAAAAGGGGGATGAGACCGGCCCCATCTTCGAAAGCGCGGACGTGGCCGTGGAAGGCGATTTCTATGTGGGACGCCAGCCGCACATGCCCATCGAGCCGGACGTGGGCTTCGCCTACTTCGGCGAAGACGGCAAGCTGATGATCCATTCCAAGTCCATTGGCGTGCACCTGCACCTGCTGATGATCGCCCCGGGCCTTGGCCTGGAACCGGACCAGCTCGCCCTGGTCGCCAACCCTATGGGCGGCACCTTCGGCTACAAGTTCAGCCCCACCATGGAAGCTCTGCTCGGCGTGGCCGCCCTGGCCACAGGCAGGCCCGTGGTGCTGCGCTACAACTACTACCAGCAACAGACCTATACCGGTAAGCGCTCGCCTTGGTTCATGAACGTCAAGTTCGCCGCGGACAAGGACGGCACCCTCAAAGCCATGGAATCCGACTGGACCGTGGATCACGGCCCCTACTCCGAGTTCGGCGACCTGCTCACCCTGCGCGGCGTGCAGTTCATCGGCGCCGGCTACAACATCCCCAATATCCGGGGCATGGGTCGCACCGTCTGCACCAACCACGCCTGGGGCTCGGCCTTCCGTGGCTACGGCTCCCCGCAGTCCGAGTTCGCCTCGGAAGTGCTCATGGACATGCTGGCCGAGAAACTCGGCATGGATCCCCTGGAGCTGCGCTACAAGAACGTCTACCGCGAAGGATCCACCAATCCCACCGGCCAGGCTCCTGAAGTCTACAGCCTTCCGGAAATGCTGGACATTCTGAGGCCCAAGTACAAGGCGGCCCTGGAAAAGGCCAAAGCCGGATCCAACGGGAACCTCAAGAAGGGCGTTGGCATCTCCGTGGGTGTGTACGGTTGCGGACTGGACGGTCCAGACACCTCCGAAGCCTGGGCTTCGATCAACGAGGACGACACCGTGACCATCCACTCCGCCTGGGAAGACCACGGTCAGGGCGCGGACATTGGCGCTATCGGCACAGCCCACGAGGTGCTCTACAAGGCCGGCATCACGCCGGACCGCATGCGCTTCACCTGGCCGAACACCGCCACCACACCAAACTCCGGCCCGGCTGGCGGATCCCGCTCCCAGGTCATGACCGGTAACGCCATCAAGGACGCTTCCGAGAAGCTCCTGGCCGCCATGGACAAGGGCGACGGCACTTATCGCACCTACCAGGAGATGGTGGATGCCGGCCTGGAAACCAAGTACGTGGGCAACTTCACGGCCAATGCCGGCACGCATTGCGACGCAGAGACCGGCCAGGGCTGCCCCTTCGTGGTCTACATGTACGGCGTGTTCATGTCCGAAGTCACCGTGGACACCTCCACCGGCGAAACCACCGTGGACAAGATGACCCTGGTGGCCGACGTGGGCAAGATCAACAACAAGCTCGTGGTGGACGGTCAGATGTGGGGAGGCATTGCCCAGGGCATCGGCCTGGCGCTCACCGAGGACTTCGAGGACATACAGAAGCACTCGACCATGCGCGGCGCCGGTTTCCCCTACATCAAGCAGATCCCGGACGACATGGAGCTGCTCTACGTGGAAACCACGCGCAAGGATGGCCCGCACGGAGCCGGCGGTACGGGCGAGCTGCCGCTCACCTGCCCGCATGCGGCAATTTCCAACGCCATCTACAATGCCTGCGGCGCACGCGTGGCGCACCTGCCCGCACGACCGGAGAAAGTGCTCGAGGCGCTCAAGAACTAG
- a CDS encoding pyridine nucleotide-disulfide oxidoreductase/dicluster-binding protein has protein sequence MEQQDLRQWEWLCIQEEPPLCQATCPIHVDVRLFARHMAAGKVDDARKVLAKTMPLSGVLGRICDHPCEQACRRGDPRDGDEAIRIGSLERSCVTQSDARPRSIPVPPKGKSAAVVGGGLSGLTAAWDLARKGYAVHVLVPESEIGGVLLAYPDKVLPKEALVRELELMASMRITIETNASVDAERVESLLGEHLGVYIGLDSPALIDIHLDLGFEPDAIDPLTRGAGRPGLFAGAPIVSAPFSPIRAALHGRQAAVSLDRLAQGASLTASRDKEGPFETRLYTSMHDVEHARAVKLTGPDGYSPEEARQEAARCIQCECMECVKVCPYLAHFKGYPKKYAREIYNNLSVIHGLRQANTMIESCSNCGLCAEVCPNDFHMGTLCLQARSEMVQQDKMPPSAFDFALRDLDFNVSHKAVLARPDPDTGACEWAFVPGCQLSGATPEHVRAAYDHLRANLDGGVGMILHCCGAPAAWAGRPDLLANVTESFRSLWKELGEPRLILACTTCLQTFREHLPEMVCTSLWETLESLALPQGAGGQGAYTLHDPCTSRHEPAVQVSARAMAKRLGVIVRDPDLTGIYTECCGFGGLMEAANPGMATKVVAQRTTDNPAPFLAYCAMCRDSLSRQGAKVIHLLDLLYPHLAREPEPASPYPLIRSGSGPADKHENRARLRNQLAREIWKEAPEPMDDFERIQLVLEPEVRDAVDARRILAEDIQRAILHAETTGRRMRHEESGHFIACHQPAAVTYWVEYAPQPEGLVFRVYRAWSHRMVIKGVA, from the coding sequence ATGGAGCAGCAAGACTTACGCCAATGGGAATGGTTGTGCATCCAGGAAGAACCGCCGCTGTGCCAGGCCACCTGCCCCATCCATGTGGACGTGCGTCTGTTCGCGCGTCATATGGCGGCTGGCAAGGTGGACGACGCGCGCAAGGTCCTGGCCAAGACCATGCCCTTGTCCGGAGTACTCGGCCGCATCTGCGACCATCCCTGTGAACAGGCATGCCGCCGGGGCGATCCCCGCGACGGCGACGAAGCCATACGCATCGGCAGTCTGGAACGCTCGTGCGTCACGCAGAGCGACGCCAGACCCCGGAGCATCCCCGTACCGCCGAAAGGAAAAAGCGCCGCCGTGGTGGGCGGCGGACTGAGCGGTCTCACCGCTGCCTGGGATCTCGCCCGCAAGGGCTACGCCGTCCACGTCCTTGTTCCGGAAAGCGAGATCGGCGGAGTGCTGCTCGCCTACCCGGATAAAGTCCTTCCTAAAGAAGCGCTGGTCCGCGAGCTGGAGCTCATGGCCTCCATGCGCATCACCATCGAAACAAATGCCTCCGTGGATGCAGAGCGTGTCGAGTCGCTGCTTGGAGAACACCTCGGGGTGTATATCGGGCTGGACTCCCCTGCTCTGATCGACATCCACCTGGATCTCGGATTCGAGCCTGACGCCATCGACCCACTCACGCGTGGGGCTGGCCGTCCCGGCCTCTTTGCCGGTGCGCCCATCGTCTCTGCACCTTTTTCGCCCATCCGTGCGGCGCTACACGGACGCCAGGCCGCCGTCTCCTTGGACAGGCTCGCGCAGGGAGCATCCCTGACGGCCTCGCGTGACAAGGAAGGCCCCTTCGAAACCCGGCTCTACACCAGTATGCACGACGTGGAGCATGCTCGAGCCGTTAAATTGACCGGCCCTGATGGATACTCCCCCGAGGAGGCGCGGCAGGAAGCGGCCCGCTGCATCCAGTGCGAGTGCATGGAATGCGTCAAGGTATGCCCGTACCTCGCCCATTTCAAAGGTTATCCCAAAAAGTACGCGAGAGAGATCTACAACAACCTTTCCGTCATCCACGGCCTGCGCCAGGCCAACACCATGATCGAGTCGTGCAGCAATTGCGGCCTGTGCGCCGAGGTCTGCCCCAACGACTTCCACATGGGCACGCTCTGCCTGCAGGCACGCAGCGAGATGGTCCAGCAGGACAAGATGCCGCCGTCAGCCTTCGACTTTGCCCTGCGCGACCTGGACTTCAACGTCTCCCACAAGGCTGTGCTGGCCAGACCCGACCCGGATACCGGGGCCTGCGAATGGGCTTTCGTCCCCGGGTGCCAGCTATCCGGTGCAACGCCCGAGCACGTTCGCGCCGCATACGACCACCTGCGGGCGAACCTCGATGGCGGGGTGGGCATGATTCTGCATTGCTGCGGCGCTCCGGCGGCGTGGGCTGGCCGGCCCGATCTTCTCGCCAATGTGACCGAGAGCTTCCGCTCGCTTTGGAAGGAACTCGGCGAACCACGCCTTATTCTGGCCTGCACCACCTGCCTGCAGACATTCCGGGAGCATTTGCCCGAGATGGTCTGCACTTCCCTCTGGGAGACACTGGAATCACTCGCGCTGCCCCAAGGAGCCGGCGGGCAAGGCGCCTACACTCTGCACGACCCCTGCACCTCCCGTCACGAGCCTGCCGTGCAGGTTAGCGCCCGGGCCATGGCGAAACGTCTTGGCGTGATCGTTCGCGACCCCGATCTTACGGGCATTTACACGGAATGTTGCGGGTTCGGCGGACTCATGGAAGCGGCCAACCCGGGCATGGCGACCAAAGTCGTCGCGCAGCGCACCACCGATAACCCGGCGCCGTTTCTGGCCTACTGCGCCATGTGCCGTGACAGCCTCTCACGCCAGGGTGCGAAGGTCATTCACCTGTTGGACCTGCTGTACCCGCATCTCGCCAGGGAGCCGGAGCCCGCGAGTCCGTATCCCTTGATCCGGAGCGGTTCCGGTCCGGCGGACAAGCACGAAAACCGCGCCCGCCTGCGCAATCAGCTGGCGCGCGAGATATGGAAGGAGGCACCCGAACCCATGGACGACTTCGAACGCATCCAACTCGTCCTCGAACCAGAGGTCCGGGACGCCGTGGACGCCCGGCGCATTCTGGCCGAAGACATCCAGCGGGCCATCCTCCATGCCGAAACCACGGGACGGCGCATGCGTCATGAGGAATCCGGCCACTTCATCGCCTGCCACCAGCCGGCGGCCGTCACATATTGGGTGGAGTACGCGCCCCAGCCGGAGGGCCTGGTCTTCCGCGTGTACCGGGCCTGGAGCCACCGCATGGTCATCAAGGGAGTCGCCTGA
- a CDS encoding DVU_1557 family redox protein gives MQRFPEIIARYEGWTCQQCGKPLMPGKAQLTYMGSVFDVELPKCAKCGMVIVPEELALGKMLEVEQVLEDK, from the coding sequence ATGCAGCGCTTTCCGGAAATCATCGCTCGCTACGAAGGATGGACCTGCCAGCAGTGCGGAAAACCGCTCATGCCTGGCAAAGCGCAGCTGACCTACATGGGCAGCGTATTCGACGTGGAGCTGCCCAAATGCGCCAAATGCGGTATGGTCATCGTGCCCGAGGAACTGGCCTTGGGCAAAATGCTGGAAGTGGAACAGGTCCTGGAGGACAAGTGA